The Lepus europaeus isolate LE1 chromosome 21, mLepTim1.pri, whole genome shotgun sequence genome has a window encoding:
- the ELOB gene encoding elongin-B: MDVFLMIRRHKTTIFTDAKESSTVFELKRIVEGILKRPPDEQRLYKDDQLLDDGKTLGECGFTSQTARPQAPATVGLAFRADDAFEALRIEPFSSPPELPDVMKPQDSGSSANEQAVQ; the protein is encoded by the exons ATG GACGTGTTCCTCATGATCCGGCGTCACAAGACCACCATCTTCACGGACGCCAAGGAGTCGAGCACCGTGTTCGAGTTGAAGCGCATCGTCGAGGGCATCCTCAAGCGGCCGCCCGACGAGCAGCGGCTGTACAAG GACGACCAGCTTCTGGATGATGGCAAGACCCTGGGCGAATGCGGCTTCACCAGTCAGACGGCACGGCCGCAGGCTCCAGCCACAGTGGGACTGGCCTTCCGGGCAG ATGACGCTTTCGAAGCTCTGCGCATCGAGCCCTTCTCCAGCCCCCCGGAGCTGCCTGATGTCATGAAGCCGCAGGACTCAGGGAGCAGCGCCAATGAACAGGCTGTGCAGTGA
- the PRSS33 gene encoding serine protease 33: MEGASRLWVLLLVVLGEQGPACGQPRIANRIVGGRDAREGEWPWQASIQRRGVHVCGGSLVALQWVLTAAHCFPRRVLPSEYRVRLGALRLAPASPRALSAPVLRVLLAPDYSEDAARGDLALLQLRRPVPVSARVQPVCLPEPGARLPIGFPCWVTGWGSLHPGVPLPAWRPLQGVRVPLLDAQDCDRLYHLGTGVPQAERIVLPGTLCAGYQEGHRDACQGDSGGPLTCMQSGHWVLVGVVSWGKGCALPNRPGVYTDVAAYSPWIRAHLSL; encoded by the exons ATGGAGGGGGCTTCGCGCCTGTGGGTTCTGCTCCTGGTGGTGCTAGGTGAGCAGGGGCCGG CCTGCGGCCAGCCTCGCATAGCCAATCGGATCGTGGGGGGCCGGGACGCCCGGGAAGGAGAGTGGCCGTGGCAGGCGAGCATCCAGCGCCGGGGGGTGCACGTGTGTGGGGGTTCGCTCGTGGCCCTGCAGTGGGTGCTGACGGCGgcgcactgcttccccag GCGGGTGCTGCCATCCGAGTACCGAGTGCGCCTGGGGGCGCTGCGCCTGGCCCCCGCCTCGCCCCGCGCGCTCTCCGCTCCTGTGCTGCGCGTGCTGCTGGCGCCCGACTACTCGGAGGACGCGGCCCGGGGAGACCTGGCGCTGCTGCAGCTGCGGCGCCCGGTGCCCGTGAGTGCTCGCGTCCAGCCTGTCTGCCTGCCCGAGCCCGGCGCCCGCCTGCCGATCGGCTTCCCGTGCTGGGTCACTGGCTGGGGCAGCCTCCACCCAGGAG TGCCGCTCCCCGCGTGGCGGCCCCTGCAGGGAGTGAGGGTGCCGCTGCTGGACGCCCAGGACTGTGACCGCCTCTACCACCTGGGCACTGGGGTGCCCCAGGCCGAGCGCATCGTGCTGCCCGGGACCCTGTGCGCCGGCTACCAGGAAGGCCACAGGGATGCCTGCCAG GGGGACTCTGGAGGACCCCTGACCTGCATGCAGTCTGGGCACTGGGTCCTGGTGGGCGTGGTGAGCTGGGGCAAGGGCTGCGCCCTGCCCAACCGTCCGGGTGTCTACACCGACGTGGCCGCCTACAGCCCCTGGATTCGGGCTCACCTCAGTCTCTGA
- the LOC133751052 gene encoding serine protease 41-like, whose protein sequence is MGAGAGTLLLALLLARGAPQEPESGEEDFLPGRARRTRCARSSRARCGARHASPLLSSAAGPMNTELFSSNRRARGRGGLCGEGPVSPASPAGRPGGPRASPGIPGPHTAGARVGGLGCGCPQCVSLSTAEPCGERENKPLIVGGVESVRGRWPWMASLRRNNRHACGGTLLNRRWVMSAAHCFAKYGDVDSWRVQLGELSSRLFPESIRAYLGRYRVKKIIIHPLNTGANYDVALVELASRVTYSAYVRPVCVLSSTAMFQHRPDCWATGWGYIADNGTRIPPPYNLREVQLAIINHTWCNHLYSLPAERKLIHDSMICAGREGGGADACGGDSGGPLVCDIDGIWYQVGIVSWGQGCGLRTRPGVYTNVSQYFKWIKLVAGAPKPDPSPTLLLLALRCASWVLWAA, encoded by the exons ATGGGCGCGGGGGCGGGGACGCTGCTGctggcgctgctgctggcgcggGGCGCACCCCAGGAGCCGG AATCGGGCGAAGAGGACTTCCTGCCAGGTAGGGCGCGCAGGACGCGCTGCGCGCGGAGCAGCCGGGCCAGGTGCGGTGCGCGGCACGCCTCACCCCTCCTCTCCTCCGCTGCAGGTCCCATGAACACCGAGCTGTTCTCAAGTAACCGACGGGCCCGGGGACGGGGCGGGCTGTGCGGGGAGGGTCCGGTGTCACCTGCTTCCCCGGCGGGGCGACCCGGGGGCCCGCGCGCTTCTCCAGGGATCCCCGGTCCTCACACAGCCGGGGCGAGGGTGGgcgggctgggctgtggctgcccTCAGTGCGTGTCTCTGTCCACCGCAGAGCCCTGCGGAGAGCGGGAAAATAAGCCGCTGATCGTGGGCGGCGTGGAGTCGGTCCGCGGGCGCTGGCCGTGGATGGCCAGTTTGCGCAGAAATAACAGACATGCCTGTGGCGGGACCTTGCTGAACCGCCGCTGGGTGATGTCAGCCGCGCACTGCTTTGCTAA GTACGGGGATGTGGACAGCTGGCGCGTCCAGCTGGGGGAGCTGAGCAGCAGGTTGTTTCCAGAGAGCATCAGGGCTTACTTGGGCAGATACAGAGTGAAGAAAATCATTATTCATCCCTTAAACACTGGTGCGAACTACGACGTCGCCCTGGTGGAGCTGGCCTCCCGCGTGACCTACAGCGCCTACGTGCGGCCCGTCTGCGTGCTCTCCTCTACTGCCATGTTCCAGCACCGGCCCGACTGCTGGGCCACTGGCTGGGGCTACATCGCAGACAACGGCA CCAGAATACCCCCTCCATACAACCTCCGCGAGGTGCAGCTCGCCATCATCAACCACACCTGGTGCAACCACCTCTACTCACTGCCCGCTGAGCGCAAATTAATCCACGACAGCATGATCTGTGCTGGCCGAGAAGGCGGCGGGGCAGACGCCTGCGGT GGCGACTCAGGTGGACCCTTGGTCTGTGACATCGATGGAATCTGGTACCAGGTTGGAATTGtgagctggggacagggctgtgggcttCGCACCCGGCCCGGTGTCTATACCAATGTCAGCCAGTACTTCAAGTGGATAAAGTTGGTGGCTGGTGCACCCAAGCCGGACCCCTCCCCTACTctgctgctgctggctctgcGCTGTGCTTCCTGGGTTCTGTGGGCAGCATGA
- the FLYWCH2 gene encoding FLYWCH family member 2 isoform X1 — MPLPEPGEQEGESVSAGQEPAPGPGTHAISAAPRKPRKFSKLVLLTASKDSAKAAGAKRKGVHCIVSLGPPGPATLAKALLKTHPEAQRAIEAAPQEPEQKRHKLAPGSWAVPGISPHGWKFGDTDTKEADRLAGGPPAGGGEEAPTAPSASPGP; from the exons ATGCCCCTGCCCGAGCCTGGCGAACAGGAGGGCGAGAGCGTGTCGGCTGGCCAGGAGCCGGCCCCCGGGCCAGGCACACACGCCATCTCAGCGGCCCCCAGAAAGCCCAGGAAGTTCTCCAAGCTGGTCCTGCTGACGGCCTCCAAGGACAGCGCCAAGGCGGCCGGGGCCAAGCGCAAAGGCGTGCACTGCATCGTGTCCCTGGGGCCGCCTGGCCCCGCCACCCTGGCCAAGGCCCTCCTCAAGACCCACCCTGAGGCCCAGCGGGCCATCGAGGCGGCCCCCCAGGAGCCCGAGCAGAAACGCCACAAGCTGGCTCCGG GTAGCTGGGCGGTGCCGGGGATCTCACCTCATGGATGGAAATTTGGGG ACACAGACACAAAAGAAGCCGACAGATTAGCAGGGGGCCCtcctgcagggggtggggaggaggcccccacggcccccagcgcGTCCCCAGGACCCTGA
- the FLYWCH2 gene encoding FLYWCH family member 2 isoform X2, with product MPLPEPGEQEGESVSAGQEPAPGPGTHAISAAPRKPRKFSKLVLLTASKDSAKAAGAKRKGVHCIVSLGPPGPATLAKALLKTHPEAQRAIEAAPQEPEQKRHKLAPDTDTKEADRLAGGPPAGGGEEAPTAPSASPGP from the exons ATGCCCCTGCCCGAGCCTGGCGAACAGGAGGGCGAGAGCGTGTCGGCTGGCCAGGAGCCGGCCCCCGGGCCAGGCACACACGCCATCTCAGCGGCCCCCAGAAAGCCCAGGAAGTTCTCCAAGCTGGTCCTGCTGACGGCCTCCAAGGACAGCGCCAAGGCGGCCGGGGCCAAGCGCAAAGGCGTGCACTGCATCGTGTCCCTGGGGCCGCCTGGCCCCGCCACCCTGGCCAAGGCCCTCCTCAAGACCCACCCTGAGGCCCAGCGGGCCATCGAGGCGGCCCCCCAGGAGCCCGAGCAGAAACGCCACAAGCTGGCTCCGG ACACAGACACAAAAGAAGCCGACAGATTAGCAGGGGGCCCtcctgcagggggtggggaggaggcccccacggcccccagcgcGTCCCCAGGACCCTGA